CCAGGCGAAGGGAATCCTTTTGGGCCTTGCGGCAACCGCATACGAAATCGCGCGCCAACGCCTCGCGGCACTGTCCGGCATTCAGGCCGCCGTGAACATCGCGCTCCTGGATATCCTCGGCAAATCCACCGGCGCGCCTATCCATCATGTCCTTGGTGGACCCACGCGACACAAGGTGCGAGTTCTGACGGCGTTGGCGGGCAATTCAAACGAAGACTTGCTCGATTCCATGCAACGCGCGCGGAAAGCCGGGTTCCGCGCTTTTCTCGTTCCGCTTCCTGCGCCGTCGGCGGCGAACCAAGGCCAGGCTTATGCGCAAGCCGTGCGCCGGCGTCTCGAGAAACTGCGCGAGGCTGGCGGAGAGGAAGTCGATTTCGCGCTCGATGCCGCGGGCTCGCTTTCGCCAGGCGATGCCTCCAGCCTGGCGGCAGCGCTGGAACGATTTCATCTGCTCTGGTTCGACGAACCTTGCCGGATTTCGAATCTAAGCGCGCTGCGGAAGATTTCGAGTGAAAGCGTCACTCCGATCGGACTGGGCCGCCACATCCATCTCGCGGCGGATTTCCAGGATCTGTTGCGGGAGGAAGTGATCGACGTGCTGCGCCCCAGCCTGGCCGCGAATGGCCTGAGCCAAATCCGAAAGATGGCTGCGTTTGCGGAGGCCTACTACGTAGCGGTCGCGCCGTATCACGATGGCGGACAGATCGGCGTGGCTGCGGGCCTGCACCTCGCGGCCAGCCTGCCGAATTTTTTCATCCAACAAGTGCCCTTCGCAGTCGCGGAGGCGGATCAGAAGATGCGCGCCGAATTGCTGGGCGGGTGGGACACACAAATCGTAGATGGATTTGCCGCGCTGCCGGCGGGATCCGGGCTGGGCATCACCGTCAACGAAACGGTCCTCGATAAACTCCGGGAATGAGAAGACGAGACTTTTTCGCAGCATTGAGTGCCGCAGGCGCAGCCGGCGCGCTTGGTGGGCGACGGGCCCGAGCCGCGGACGCGAGCCAAGGGGCACCCGCGGCCTTGCGAAGTCCTCTGGGCGCCGAGGCCTTTCGGGAGGTCGGATCGAAGATCAGAGTCACCAACATGAAAGTCTTCGGCGTCTCGCTCACGCCGGAATCGGATCGGCCTTACGTGTTCGTAAAGCTCGAAACCAATTCCGGAGTCGTGGGCTGGGGCGAAGCCACGCTTGAAGGCAAGGCCGGCGCGGTCATGGCGTGCGTGGATGACTTCAAGGAATTCATCCTCGGGAGCGATCCGATGCAGGTCGAGCACCACTGGCAATCGATGTACGTTCACAGTTTCTACCGCGCCGGTCCCGTGATCGGCTCGGCGATTTCCGGGATCGATC
The sequence above is drawn from the Verrucomicrobiota bacterium genome and encodes:
- a CDS encoding mandelate racemase/muconate lactonizing enzyme family protein, yielding MSTAPTSRSTSRFIHRRRIRLAAVVQAQIADSAKPSDSRSLEIVALDAFRLREPGSRRRYTVIRVRTRSGLSGFGETSVVSSEDLSQAKGILLGLAATAYEIARQRLAALSGIQAAVNIALLDILGKSTGAPIHHVLGGPTRHKVRVLTALAGNSNEDLLDSMQRARKAGFRAFLVPLPAPSAANQGQAYAQAVRRRLEKLREAGGEEVDFALDAAGSLSPGDASSLAAALERFHLLWFDEPCRISNLSALRKISSESVTPIGLGRHIHLAADFQDLLREEVIDVLRPSLAANGLSQIRKMAAFAEAYYVAVAPYHDGGQIGVAAGLHLAASLPNFFIQQVPFAVAEADQKMRAELLGGWDTQIVDGFAALPAGSGLGITVNETVLDKLRE